The genomic stretch TGATGATGGAGCACTATTTGTATTTAACTTTAAATATTGGCACGATACTTTTTCCGTTGCTTTGGTCATTTGAGCGGAAGGTTTCCTATTACAAAAAATGGAAATATCTCTTCCCTGCGATGATCATTACTGCGACGGTTTTTTTGGTTTGGGACCATTGGTTTACCGAGATGGAAGTTTGGGGGTTTAATGACCGCTATCTGACGGGAATCCGTTTAGGGAACTTACCACTGGAGGAATACTTGTTTTTCGTGACCGTGCCATTTTCCTGCATTTTTATTTATGAAGTACTGCTGTATTATATGCCCCATGATCCTTTGTCACACTATGTCAAGCCCATTACTTTAGGATTTATCGTGCTGCTTACGATACTGGCAGGAGTAAATTGGGACAAGTGGTACACTTCTGTTAACTTTTCCTTTGTGTCCATGGTTTTGGCTGTCCATTATTTTATGTTTCGTTCCAATCTTTTGGGGCGATTTTATGTGTTTTATTTAATTCACCTGATCCCTTTATTATTGGTAAATGGTGTGCTGACCGGTGGGTTTACGCCTGAACCGGTGGTCTATTATGACAATACGGAAAACTTGGGAATCCGTGTTTTCACGATTCCCATTGAAGATTTTATTTATTCGATGGGCTTAATGCTGATGAATGTCTCGCTCTACGAATTTTTCCGCCAGCGGAAAACAATAGTAGCTTCAATTGGTTAGTAAGATATGAAGGATCTCACCGTTCATATCGATCAACATTCAGGCTTTTGCTTTGGGGTAGTGTATGCCATAGAAATGGCAGAGGACATCCTCGATGAGGAGGGGCGTCTCTATTGTCTGGGGGATATCGTCCATAACGACGAGGAGGTGAAGCGATTGGTCAACAAAGGCCTTAAAATCATCGATCATGGCAGCCTTCATGCCCTGCGTGGCGAAAAAGTATTAATCAGGGCGCACGGTGAGCCACCATCCACCTATCAGTTGGCCATCAAAAATGACCTTACCTTGATCGATGCGAGCTGTCCCGTGGTGTTGAAACTTCAGCACAGAATCAAAAATGCCTATGATAAAAATGAACCGATCTATATTTATGGAAAGCATGGACATGCCGAAGTAGCAGGCTTGCTAGGGCAAACCAGTAACGAGGCAGTGGTATTTCAAGATGTGGAAGAATTGGATTTTGAATCGATGCCTCCTAAAATCACCTTGTTTAGCCAAACCACCAAAAGTACCGATAAGTTTTATGCCATCAATAAAATGCTTCGTGAAAAGGGAATAGAAGTCCAGACC from Echinicola soli encodes the following:
- a CDS encoding lycopene cyclase domain-containing protein, with translation MEHYLYLTLNIGTILFPLLWSFERKVSYYKKWKYLFPAMIITATVFLVWDHWFTEMEVWGFNDRYLTGIRLGNLPLEEYLFFVTVPFSCIFIYEVLLYYMPHDPLSHYVKPITLGFIVLLTILAGVNWDKWYTSVNFSFVSMVLAVHYFMFRSNLLGRFYVFYLIHLIPLLLVNGVLTGGFTPEPVVYYDNTENLGIRVFTIPIEDFIYSMGLMLMNVSLYEFFRQRKTIVASIG
- a CDS encoding 4-hydroxy-3-methylbut-2-enyl diphosphate reductase, with the protein product MKDLTVHIDQHSGFCFGVVYAIEMAEDILDEEGRLYCLGDIVHNDEEVKRLVNKGLKIIDHGSLHALRGEKVLIRAHGEPPSTYQLAIKNDLTLIDASCPVVLKLQHRIKNAYDKNEPIYIYGKHGHAEVAGLLGQTSNEAVVFQDVEELDFESMPPKITLFSQTTKSTDKFYAINKMLREKGIEVQTNDTICRQVSNRDKELRSFASKYNKIVFVSGSKSSNGKALFEVCKQQNEFTFFVSHADQIDPGLFLHGDSVGICGATSTPMWLMEDVKQRLLTF